In Polypterus senegalus isolate Bchr_013 chromosome 12, ASM1683550v1, whole genome shotgun sequence, the following are encoded in one genomic region:
- the s1pr5b gene encoding sphingosine 1-phosphate receptor 5b gives MSSSRVYRFFREYQNNSVITLHYNFTGKLGDNKYSGGLKVEAICLLVICVFIVFENFVVLLAIWKNKKFHLPMYYLLGNLTLSDLLAGIAYMINILMSGSNTLKLTPVLWFIREGGVFVTLAASVISLLAIAIERHITMIKLKFYQRDKKWRMFALIAASWALSVFLGILPILGWNCIDDLEGCSTVLPLYAKSYILFCVTVLNLILISIIFLYVGIYRIVKVNSQRLGNLRKGMSKKSQKYMALLKTFTIVVGTFIICWLPLFILFILDFSCKVQKCPILYKADYFLGIAMLNSLLNPIIYTLTSKDMRKAILKLLCRRCLMTEDGQVNRFGIPFLDCNTSKTDKSSYRVEGIDSTVSSGNVTPSPIKAFLPNMSRLAKETLPIP, from the coding sequence ATGTCTAGCTCAAGGGTGTACAGATTTTTTCGTGAATATCAGAACAATTCTGTTATTACCTTGCATTATAACTTCACTGGAAAACTTGGGGACAACAAATATTCAGGAGGACTAAAAGTTGAAGCAATATGCCTCTTAGTGATTTGTGTCTTCATAGTCTTTGAGAATTTTGTAGTTCTTCTTGCCATATGGaagaacaaaaaatttcatttaccCATGTACTACTTACTTGGCAACCTGACCTTGTCTGACCTGCTTGCCGGGATAGCTTACATGATCAATATCCTTATGTCGGGCTCCAACACGCTGAAGCTTACGCCAGTGCTTTGGTTCATCAGGGAGGGAGGTGTTTTTGTCACGCTGGCAGCCTCTGTTATTAGTCTACTGGCCATTGCCATTGAGAGGCACATCACCATGATCAAGCTGAAATTCTACCAGAGGGATAAAAAGTGGCGCATGTTTGCACTGATTGCTGCCAGCTGGGCATTGTCGGTTTTCCTGGGTATCCTTCCAATACTGGGGTGGAACTGCATTGATGACTTGGAAGGGTGCTCCACTGTACTCCCGCTGTATGCCAAGAGCTACATTCTCTTCTGTGTGACCGTTCTTAACCTCATTCTGATTTCCATCATTTTCCTGTATGTGGGGATTTACAGAATTGTCAAAGTTAATTCTCAGCGGTTGGGCAACCTCAGGAAAGGAATGAGCAAAAAATCTCAGAAGTACATGGCTCTCCTCAAGACATTCACGATTGTGGTCGGAACTTTCATCATCTGCTGGCTACCTCTCTTCATTCTGTTTATCTTAGATTTCAGCTGCAAAGTTCAAAAATGTCCCATCCTCTACAAAGCAGATTACTTCCTGGGCATTGCAATGCTGAACTCACTCTTGAACCCCATAATATACACCCTAACCAGTAAAGACATGAGAAAAGCCATCCTGAAATTGCTCTGTAGACGCTGCCTTATGACAGAAGATGGGCAGGTGAACAGGTTTGGAATTCCATTTTTGGACTGCAACACTAGCAAAACAGACAAGTCCTCTTACCGGGTGGAAGGCATTGATAGCACGGTGTCTTCAGGAAATGTCACACCTTCACCGATCAAAGCTTTCCTGCCTAACATGAGCAGACTGGCAAAGGAGACCTTGCCCATTCCATAG